A genomic stretch from Lathyrus oleraceus cultivar Zhongwan6 chromosome 2, CAAS_Psat_ZW6_1.0, whole genome shotgun sequence includes:
- the LOC127123282 gene encoding pheromone-processing carboxypeptidase KEX1-like, translating to MRYDGKISDMAQKMGAMEALLKSMYMQQNPHLSEEEVDDKMREALHNDNIPTPRSSTSTYTYSSKDGKIHVKNKDDPQDEQDDDLQYDQDDDDLQYDQDDDDLQYDQDDNDLKYDNIQDDDSHEPQPNEYDKDRH from the exons ATGCGATATGATGGTAAGATTTCTGACATGGCGCAAAAGATGGGAGCAATGGAGGCACTTTTGAAAAGCATGTATATGCAACAAAATCCACATTTAAGTGAAGAGGAAGTAGATGATAAGATGAGAGAAGCTTTGCACAATGATAATATTCCAACACCACGCTCATCGACATCAACATATACCTACTCATCAAAAG ATGGTAAGATTCAT GTTAAAAACAAAGATGATCCTCAAGATGAACAAGATGATGATCTTCAATATGATCAAGATGATGATGATCTTCAATATGATCAAGATGATGATGATCTTCAATATGATCAAGATGATAATGATCTTAAATATGATAATATTCAAGATGATGATTCTCATGAACCTCAACCCAATGAATATGATAAAGACCGCCATTGA